The following proteins are co-located in the Paludibaculum fermentans genome:
- the hemG gene encoding protoporphyrinogen oxidase, translated as MRTVIIGGGITGLSAAYELVKAGRRPTIVEQQPHLGGVIQTDTVEGCVLEGGPDSFLSAKPAANELIREVGLGDQLISSNDASRVTYLVKNGRLMAMPDGLMMMVPTKILPVAVSPLLSWGTKIRMGLEYFRKPPAQPLPDRTVEDFIRDHYGQETVDYLAEPLLSGVYGGSVARLSVGSVLTRFVELENRYGSLTRGVLESRKKAPKASKPAPLFQTLKGGLAQLTNELERRIEGQCDVITGRAEGVEKTETGYRIRVNGAAVESEGLIMACPAWQAGVLLRDVQQRLAQLLEGIEYSSSVTLALGYRRADCGPIPPGFGFLIPSKERKTLVACTFVGAKFPFRVPDSHVVLRCFLGGAGHEEILDRGDDDIVATVRAELKQLLGWDTKPAFVRIRRWRKSMAQYTVGHAARVQEMRGLLRGLNGLHLAGNAYEGIGIPDCVRTGRAAAQALVRTA; from the coding sequence GTGCGTACGGTCATCATCGGCGGCGGCATCACCGGGCTCTCGGCAGCCTATGAACTGGTGAAGGCCGGCCGCCGGCCCACGATTGTCGAGCAGCAGCCGCACCTGGGCGGCGTCATCCAGACGGATACGGTGGAAGGCTGTGTACTCGAGGGCGGTCCGGACAGTTTCCTCTCGGCCAAACCCGCGGCCAACGAACTCATCAGGGAAGTCGGGCTGGGCGACCAACTCATCAGCTCGAACGACGCGTCGCGTGTCACCTATCTGGTCAAGAATGGCCGGCTGATGGCCATGCCGGACGGGCTGATGATGATGGTGCCCACGAAGATCCTGCCGGTGGCCGTGAGTCCGCTGCTGTCGTGGGGCACGAAGATCCGCATGGGTCTCGAGTACTTTCGCAAGCCGCCCGCGCAGCCGCTGCCGGACCGCACGGTGGAAGACTTCATCCGCGATCACTACGGGCAGGAGACGGTGGACTACCTGGCCGAGCCGCTGCTGTCGGGTGTCTACGGCGGATCGGTGGCGCGGCTGAGCGTGGGCAGTGTGCTGACTCGCTTCGTCGAGCTGGAGAACCGCTATGGGAGCCTGACGCGCGGGGTTTTGGAGTCGCGCAAGAAGGCGCCCAAGGCCTCCAAACCGGCGCCGCTGTTCCAGACGCTCAAGGGCGGCCTGGCGCAGTTGACGAACGAATTGGAACGCCGCATCGAAGGGCAGTGCGACGTCATCACCGGGCGGGCGGAGGGTGTCGAGAAGACCGAGACCGGATACCGGATCCGCGTGAATGGCGCGGCTGTCGAGAGCGAAGGGCTGATCATGGCGTGTCCCGCGTGGCAGGCGGGCGTGCTGCTGCGCGATGTGCAACAACGGCTGGCGCAGTTGCTGGAAGGTATCGAGTATAGCTCGTCAGTGACCCTGGCGCTGGGCTACCGGCGGGCCGATTGCGGGCCGATTCCTCCGGGATTCGGGTTCCTCATCCCTTCGAAAGAACGCAAGACCCTGGTGGCGTGCACGTTCGTGGGCGCCAAGTTCCCCTTCCGGGTACCGGACTCGCACGTAGTGCTGCGGTGTTTCCTTGGCGGAGCCGGGCACGAAGAGATACTGGATCGCGGTGACGACGACATTGTCGCCACGGTGCGCGCGGAGCTGAAGCAGTTGCTGGGCTGGGACACCAAGCCGGCTTTTGTCAGGATCCGGCGCTGGCGCAAGTCGATGGCGCAGTATACGGTGGGCCATGCGGCGCGGGTGCAGGAGATGCGCGGCCTGCTGCGCGGCCTGAACGGGCTGCACCTGGCGGGCAATGCGTATGAAGGGATTGGGATCCCCGATTGTGTACGCACGGGCCGTGCGGCGGCGCAGGCCCTTGTTCGCACCGCCTGA
- a CDS encoding lipid-binding SYLF domain-containing protein, which translates to MKKFLLAVLAASTVWAGEAEDKRLQEASTVLGEIMSTGDKAIPQDLFSKAQCAVIVPAMKKGGFILGAKYGRGFAACREADGKGWTAPVGVRVEGGSVGFQIGGAESDVIMLVMSQKGMERLLASKFTLGGEATVAAGPVGRDTTAQTDASMRAEILSWSRSRGVFGGIALQGATLRADEDVDTALYGSGVDRKSVLQGKKPVPPAAKGLVDLLNKYSAYKGN; encoded by the coding sequence ATGAAGAAGTTTTTACTTGCTGTTCTCGCCGCTTCCACGGTCTGGGCCGGTGAAGCGGAGGATAAGCGGTTGCAGGAAGCCTCGACGGTCCTCGGCGAAATCATGTCGACGGGCGACAAGGCGATTCCCCAGGACCTGTTTTCGAAGGCACAGTGCGCAGTGATTGTACCCGCCATGAAGAAGGGCGGATTCATTCTCGGCGCGAAGTATGGGCGCGGTTTTGCGGCTTGCCGGGAGGCGGACGGGAAGGGCTGGACGGCTCCGGTGGGCGTGCGTGTAGAGGGTGGCAGTGTCGGGTTCCAGATCGGCGGCGCGGAGAGCGACGTGATCATGCTGGTGATGAGCCAGAAGGGCATGGAGCGCCTGCTGGCGAGCAAGTTCACCCTGGGCGGTGAAGCGACGGTGGCGGCTGGTCCGGTGGGCCGCGATACGACGGCGCAGACGGATGCGTCGATGCGGGCCGAGATCCTGTCGTGGTCGCGGTCGCGCGGTGTGTTCGGCGGTATCGCGCTGCAGGGTGCGACCCTGCGGGCGGATGAGGATGTGGATACGGCGCTTTACGGCTCCGGTGTCGATCGCAAGTCCGTGCTGCAGGGCAAGAAGCCTGTGCCGCCGGCTGCGAAGGGCCTGGTCGACCTGTTGAACAAGTATTCCGCCTACAAGGGAAACTAA
- a CDS encoding Gfo/Idh/MocA family protein, translated as MQIAIIGGGMIAHDQILPTIYQMQRLGLVGPVEVCARHAETLEKLASSDIIQRAFPGHLFQARTQPYAEVIAGLPPRQLVVVALPDDLHFDAVMTALRHDQHVLCVKPLVLTVAQSIEIENEARTRGLVVGIEYHKRFDDRSLLARRRYQSGLFGEFKLGTACLLEKWYYRHSNFQNWFTVDASDAFTYIGCHYIDLVAFVTGLRPTSVSVYGIKDKFPNGNEGWLWTDARVIWNNGACLNVQNALGFPDAAPGTNMQSLTMYCSNGQVGGWLHHSDQFRGMQYCYTANPGGDGMNTYAEPSPDYFQYVDVGGPGLTPVGYGYRSTAYIVERALEMQGRDLAARQQLLTQWDAAGVMATPANSRYNEAVVEAARQSIRDGGRMVSIQS; from the coding sequence ATGCAAATCGCGATTATCGGTGGCGGCATGATCGCCCACGATCAGATCCTGCCCACCATCTACCAGATGCAGAGGCTGGGGTTGGTTGGACCCGTCGAGGTCTGCGCCCGTCACGCCGAAACGCTCGAGAAGCTCGCCTCTTCCGACATCATCCAACGCGCCTTCCCCGGCCATCTGTTCCAGGCGCGGACTCAGCCGTACGCCGAGGTGATTGCCGGCCTCCCGCCCCGGCAGCTCGTGGTCGTGGCCCTGCCCGACGACCTCCACTTTGATGCGGTCATGACCGCCCTGCGGCACGATCAACACGTCCTCTGCGTGAAGCCGCTGGTGCTCACCGTCGCCCAGTCCATCGAGATCGAGAACGAAGCCAGGACCCGCGGCCTCGTTGTGGGCATCGAATACCACAAGCGCTTCGATGACCGTTCGCTGCTCGCCCGCCGCCGCTACCAGAGCGGCCTCTTCGGCGAATTCAAGCTCGGCACCGCCTGCCTGCTGGAGAAATGGTATTACCGCCACTCCAACTTCCAGAACTGGTTCACCGTCGACGCGTCCGACGCGTTCACCTACATCGGCTGCCACTACATCGACCTCGTCGCCTTCGTCACGGGCCTCCGGCCCACCAGCGTCAGTGTCTACGGCATCAAGGACAAGTTCCCGAACGGCAACGAAGGCTGGTTGTGGACCGACGCTCGCGTGATTTGGAACAACGGTGCCTGTCTCAATGTCCAGAACGCCCTGGGCTTCCCCGACGCCGCGCCCGGCACCAATATGCAGAGCCTGACGATGTACTGCTCCAACGGCCAGGTCGGCGGCTGGCTCCATCACTCCGATCAATTCCGCGGCATGCAGTACTGCTACACCGCCAACCCGGGCGGCGATGGCATGAACACCTATGCCGAACCGTCGCCGGACTATTTCCAGTATGTGGATGTGGGAGGCCCCGGGCTGACGCCCGTCGGCTACGGCTACCGTTCCACCGCCTATATCGTGGAGCGGGCCCTGGAGATGCAGGGGCGGGATCTGGCTGCCCGTCAGCAGCTACTCACCCAGTGGGATGCGGCCGGCGTAATGGCGACGCCGGCCAATTCACGCTACAACGAGGCCGTTGTCGAGGCGGCCCGTCAATCGATCCGCGACGGCGGCCGGATGGTATCCATCCAATCCTAG
- a CDS encoding aspartate aminotransferase family protein, which produces MSDPSFTPRPVPAVETQFRRIHTQFPVPESLPILQKLHDFELRAMAGQPPVVWDRAEGFQVYDAWGNKWLDWSSGVLITNAGHGRKEIADAISAQAQHTLLTNYCFPSAIRAELCERLVGLMPEPLKKIFLLTTGSETVEFAVKIARIHGHKIGGRSKNVIVSFEKAFHGRTMGSQQVGGIPVLKEWIGNLDPGFVQVPFPDGYWTEDTSFELFERTLAENGVAPSQVCAVILETYQGGTAAFAPPQYIKTLRQWCDGHRALLVFDEVQAGFGRTGTLWGFEHYGVLPDLTTWGKGISSSLPISAIVGKPELMDLPNPGSASSTHTGNPVCCAAALANVDLIVKENLPHNAAVVGEVLQEGLRKIKARFPQAAYLAGKGLVAGLACVKAHKQPDGELAHAIVWRCVEKGLLMFSPVGPAGCTIKIAPPLNITAEAVREGCAVLEEAFEEVLAERAATTPDAVAQA; this is translated from the coding sequence ATGAGTGACCCTTCCTTTACACCGCGCCCCGTCCCCGCCGTGGAGACCCAGTTCCGTCGCATCCACACCCAGTTTCCGGTGCCGGAGTCACTCCCCATCCTCCAGAAGCTGCATGACTTCGAGCTGCGCGCCATGGCGGGCCAACCGCCCGTCGTCTGGGACCGCGCCGAAGGTTTCCAGGTCTATGACGCCTGGGGCAACAAGTGGCTCGACTGGTCGTCCGGCGTCCTCATCACCAACGCCGGCCATGGCCGCAAAGAGATCGCCGACGCCATCAGCGCCCAGGCCCAGCACACGCTGCTCACGAACTACTGCTTCCCCTCGGCCATCCGCGCCGAGCTCTGCGAACGCCTCGTCGGCCTCATGCCGGAGCCGTTGAAGAAGATCTTCCTGCTCACCACCGGCTCCGAAACCGTCGAGTTCGCCGTCAAGATCGCCCGCATCCACGGCCACAAAATCGGCGGCCGTTCCAAGAACGTCATCGTCTCGTTTGAAAAGGCCTTTCACGGCCGCACCATGGGCTCCCAGCAGGTGGGCGGCATCCCCGTCCTGAAGGAATGGATCGGCAATCTCGATCCCGGCTTCGTCCAGGTCCCGTTCCCCGACGGCTACTGGACCGAGGACACCAGCTTCGAGCTCTTCGAACGCACCCTCGCCGAGAACGGCGTCGCGCCCAGCCAGGTCTGCGCCGTCATCCTCGAAACCTACCAGGGCGGCACCGCCGCCTTCGCGCCGCCGCAGTACATCAAGACCCTGCGCCAGTGGTGCGACGGCCACCGCGCCCTGCTCGTCTTCGACGAGGTCCAGGCCGGCTTCGGCCGCACCGGCACGCTCTGGGGCTTCGAGCACTACGGAGTCCTGCCCGACCTCACTACCTGGGGCAAGGGCATCTCCAGCTCGCTGCCGATCTCAGCCATCGTCGGTAAGCCCGAATTGATGGATCTGCCGAACCCCGGTTCCGCCTCCTCCACCCATACCGGCAACCCTGTCTGCTGCGCCGCCGCGCTGGCCAACGTCGACCTCATCGTGAAAGAGAACCTTCCGCACAACGCCGCTGTCGTCGGCGAGGTGCTGCAGGAAGGCCTACGCAAGATCAAGGCCCGCTTCCCGCAGGCCGCCTACCTCGCCGGCAAGGGCCTGGTCGCCGGTCTCGCCTGCGTCAAAGCCCACAAGCAGCCCGATGGAGAACTGGCCCACGCCATCGTCTGGCGTTGCGTCGAAAAGGGACTGCTGATGTTCTCGCCGGTGGGCCCCGCTGGCTGCACCATCAAGATCGCTCCGCCGCTCAACATCACGGCGGAAGCAGTGCGCGAAGGCTGCGCGGTGCTCGAAGAGGCGTTCGAGGAAGTGCTCGCCGAGCGCGCCGCCACCACACCCGACGCCGTTGCGCAGGCCTGA